The Solanum pennellii chromosome 7, SPENNV200 DNA segment TGCTGTTTGTGTTACATTTCAGAAGCAAGAGACTTGGATGGGTTTTGAAGATTGCGTTACTGGTATCATTGCCAGTTCCTCTGATTCTTTGGCCCATAGTAGCCATTATTGGAAGTCTTATAGGTGGGATAGGGTACGGTTTTCTTGCTCCTTTGATTGCAACTTTTGAGGCTATTGGAGAGAGTATCACTAGCAAGATTTACCACTGCTTTGCGGTGAGTCTCGGTCTCCACGCGAATCCTGTTTTCTGTTTATCCAATGTTTGAGGTAGATGAATTGCTATACGCTTAGATTGTCGGATGAGACATCAACCTTGTAGTTAAGGGATTGGTCATCTCATATTCTTGATATTCTGAATGTTTGTCATGAGCTTTTGCTAGCTGGTTAAATAATTACGTGCTTTATCTAGGGACTTGAttggaaaatataaatttccAGGTCATATGATGGCATTATTCATCTGTTTATTTAGTTTTCTTCTGATTGTTGGCCCTCGCTCAAGTAGCTAGAACATCCAGTGTTCTGAGTGCCACTGGTTTTTCTAGCCAGCTATAATTTTCGAGTTGATCAAGTACTTTACTGTtatcattttccttaaaaatgaaaaggagAAAAGGTTCTTCCTTATAACTTTCATTCGTCTTGCTTTGGTAGtcgtttctttttctttatgaaaTTCTCTCAAGTTTGTTTCTGCTTTAAATTGGTGGATTTGTGTAATCAATCACTTATTTATAGTTATATAGAGTTAATTGATCATGAAAAGATCCAAAGACTTCTAGCTTTTCAATGGAATAACATGTGCAAAAAATGTACCTGTTAGAAAGAGCATATAtatgtgttctttttttttttgtgtgtgtgtgtttgtatgtATAAATTTGAGTTCTTCTGTTTGTTCAAATGTAATCATGTATTTTACATGCGAAATATTATAGTTGATAAAATTATCAGGATGGTTGTATTTCCACTCTTAAAGGGAGCTGCACAGTAGTTCGAGACTTTACAGACTTTTGCTTCCACTCTTACTTTTCTTATATGGACGAGCTTTCGGAGGAAATATATCCAGATGAGAAACCTATAGAAGTGAAGTGAGTGATATCTGAATGTTTTTTAATAAGCATTAGACAAAGGTCGTAGATAACAGCGGaccatatttttattattgttctgTGTCCTAGGTTGTCAAAGCTGCCAAGTTGCATTTTGGTTTCTCTGCTTGCGATTCCAGTGGATGTACCCATTATTACAGCTCTTGCTCTTTGGAAGAGCCCATTCATGCTGTTCAGGGGCTGGAAGAGGCTACTAGAAGACTTAATTGGTAGAGAAGGCCCATTTTTGGAGACTGTTTGTGTACCTTTTGCTGGCCTTGCAATCTTTTTGTGGCCTTTAGCTGTTGTTGGATCCGTGGTAGCATCCTTCTTTTCAAGTTTTGCTCTTGCACTTTACAGTGGGATTGTGGTTCATCAGGTATATTTGCTCTTCTTCCTCTGCTTCCACCGTTTTACTATGTAATCATATGAGCCAGCTTTGAAGTTTGAGAGGCACTACGTCTCATATATCCTGTTGTCTGATTCTTACCGAAGTGACACGAGTTTTGCTAGGAAGACTCGTTTCGCATGGGACTTGCTTACATCCTAGCAGCTGTTTCCATATTTGACGAATACACAAACGACCTACTTGACATGAGGGAAGGGTCATGCTTCATGAGGTATTGACTGCATAGTGTAGTTCGCCAATGTCAGTTTTAATTACATTATGACCTGAAAGAAACCGACCTATTtataaatgtaatgaaataaCTTGATGATTCCATCAATAATGTTGATTCTCTGAATTCTTCCGGCAGCTAGGCCTAAATATAGAAGAAATATGAGCTCCTCTGGAGGCCTTGAGAGTAAGAAGTCAATTGAGCAGagagatgaaaaagaaaaagaaggatcacGCAGTTCGAAGCTTGTTTCGCATGGATCAAGAACCCTGAAACAAGCAATCCAACAATATACGCCCATGCAGGTATAGAGTCCATATGCGTAATCACTTAAGCTACTTAATGTTCTTTTTTGCTTTAAACCTAAAATGTAACTCCGCGGCAGGTATGGGGTTGGCTCTTTAAATCCTGTGAGGTCAATGGCAGAATACTCCTACGAGAAGGATTTATAGATGTCAAAGATATTGACCAATGTATTGTCAAGGGGGACTGTAAGAAGTTAGGTATCAAATTGCCTGCTTGGTCCATTCTACAGTGTCTGCTTGCATCTGCAAAATCCAACTCTCAGGGCCTACTAATTTGTATGTCTTTTCTCAAAACTGCCTTTTTCTTTAACTCGTCTTCCGCCTATGTATCATCTTTAGGAAAAAGTAACGTCTTTTATGCTCTATACAGCTGATGAAGTGGAACTGACAAAGTCTAACTGGCCAAAGGATAAAGTGTTTGAGTGGTTCCTTGCGCCGCTCTTAGTCATGAAGGAGCAGATAAAAACACTACAATTAGGAGAAGACGAGGAAATCAGTCTGAGGAAGTTGATAATGTGTTACAAAAACGAAAGGCCAGAGGAATGGGACAACACCGGATTTCCATCCACCGATACTGTGAGGAGAGCACAATTGCAAGCTGTTATTAGGAGGTAagtttatatttatgaaatgcTTTACGAACTTGTGTAACATTATgcaatcataatataataacttTTGCTTCAGCTCTTCCTTGTAcaccttatttttattgaaatgtaGAGTGAGGattgaacaatatttttacaAACCAACAGGTTGCAGGGGATTGTTGGTTCATTTTCTCGGGTACCGACATTTAGAAGACGCTTCAAGAATTTGGTGAAGGTGTTATATTTGGAAGCAATCCAGACTGGTCTTATTGCGGAAACTGATGGTGGAAGCTCAAAAGCTGGAAACAGAAATAGGCATCAACGCGTAAATGGGGATAAGAAAAATACAGATGATAACGGAGAGCAAAACGATCAAAGCAGCCGAGATGGTGATAGTATTGTGTGAAGATCATGTAATATGTGTAGTACTTAGGCATGTACTGGGCCGAGAAAGTGATAGTATCGTGTACATCTTTCGATATCGAATGAGCTACCTTTTGTTTTAGCTTCTATATTTTCTGGTGTAGGAATCATAGTACATGCAGTTTGGCTCTGAGGAGTTGATTTCACTTACAGTAAACTAACATGCATCTGTGTTATCGATTTGGTTTACTGGTTATCAATTTGTAACGATTTGGTTATCAGTTTAACCATAATGTCTTTTTGAACCATTAAGCTAAATTAActgtttttacttttatataatgATTTTCTTATTATATGTTACTTGTTTGTAACGATTTAGTTATTAGTTTAGTCATTAAGAGTTAATAATCGAACAGATAGACCAatttaacaaagtaaaaaattatttaagaattgttatttgaaaatatcattaaactagatgcaaattattattttcatcttgAATCATAGAcaatattaaaaacaatttttttatttgacaaattaaatttaaaatccacCCCAATATGTCACATGACGCAATAAATGATCTCAAATTCTTGTAGAAGCATgaattcttaataaaaaatcgAGATAAGTGTTGAAAACATTTCTAAATTTGAtgagaaatttattttaatcatgTTGCATAATCGAGGGTGTATTTAAGTTCAATTAATCAGATAAATAGGCGTTTTAAGATTGTTAATAAATTGGGAATGAAATCAGTAATCCCCACCAAAATTTAGGGATGTTCTCAATTCTTCTCtccaatttatataatatacattCCGTCTACTATTAtttacactttgtttggatggttgttacatattattttataatgtttcGTATTGTATTATTATGAATACAATGTTTGGATATATTGTATCATCTCGCTTGCTACATAATGTCACACattcataatttgagtgataatcctacaagaaaagtaaataacttgaaaagaaaatattaatataacaaCACGATTACACCAAATCGATCGTTACATAAAACATGTCTTTCGATGAATTTGAATAATACGATACAAGAGAATCTAAGTAACAACCATTGAAACAAGGTGTTAAGTAGTGCTCCATGGATTTTTCTTGAACCCGAATTCAAGTACCAAACGACCCGAAATGTTTCCATTACTATAAACAGGGGAATTAGGGCATTCCATTTTATTGCATTGCAGAAGAAGAAATGAAGGTAGCCCCAAAAGTAATACTACTCTTCAGAGATCCAACCGGCTTCGGCACCGCCATCTTCGAAGCTCTTCAACCAAACCCGAAATCCAACCTTCAAAAGCGGTAAGCAGCACCACCCATCCCCCGTTCTATTGATTGTATCTTCTTACTTAATCGATTTCATTTCAGGCAAGAATCGCTCGATTTATCCTTACAACATTACGGAATCAAAGATCAAAAGGTTTCGGTTGAAGTCGTTCATTTTCTCAATGGAGCAAATCTCGAGGTACCTTTTGCTTTTTGATACTGAGAAAAATGTATTCCTGGACGCTTTCTGCATATTTCCAGTggtttagatattttttttggtctttGGTGTGGGTAAAAAAGTGTATACTGTATATGGGAAGGcaatgtatcaaaatataatttttagtgaTAGTGTGTAGTAAAATGTGTTTACAAGATTTCACTCAATGGTGTGTGTGGCTTGTTGGTTAATGAGTTGGGTTGAGATACATTTGGTTTAACATGCAAATTCTGGGGGATATCTTCCTGTCTGTCCTAGCTTTTGTATAGGAAGTTCTATCTGGTACTTGTTGCTGGAATTAATCGAGCTGCGCAACAACTGGTTTGAACACCACGGTCATTAAAAAGAAGTGTTTAGAGCATTGCCTGGGTATGGAGGGTTATTCATAACAAATTAACAGTACCTTTAGCTTATTTTTAGATACTAATAAAGGGAAAAATTACTACCATACATTATGTACTGAATTGGTTAGTTATTTTGCTTTTGGGGATTATTGatcatattttgatttttttttctccgtTTTCTTAGGTGTCTCTGTTACTACTGGAAAACTATGAGCCTCCAACACTTGCTTGTGCACTCAATGAAGTTCTGGCTTTGTTAGTAGGAGATGGGTTGTCAAATATGCCCACAGTTATAGCCCCTTTTTTTGTGGCTGCATCTAAGCTTAAGATGGAAAATAGACCTTCTGTTTCAGTTGACAATAGATCAGTTTATGGGTTGCAAGTAGGTGCCTCTAGTGACCTTACTAAAGCTTTGTGCACAAATCTGCAAAGCCCTCCCCCATCATTGCAGATTTTTAACGAACAGTTGGCCTGCCTACTTCAATTGGTTCGAGTCCTGAAGATGCCTACTTATGTTATAATTGGCAAAAAAGGTCAAAATTTGCATCGTAAGACTTCAGAAGAGGAACATGAGGTACTGTATAAATATTCATATGCATGTTCAGTAAATGGTTGTTTTTCGTGCTTTTAACATTAGAGCTGCTTCTTTGTTTCttatctaaattttaattaagatGTAGTCCTTGTTCAAAATGTAGTCTTCCGAACAATTTAATCCtggtatttagttatttttcgTATTTCTGCATGTGTTTTAAAAAAGGTGGGAGGGGGAGAGGGGGAAAGCACTTTAAATAGAGTAAATTTAGCCCTAGTGCAGTATCTATTGTTGTATCCTATCGCAGCTGGCCGAGCTGAGTGGCTTATGTTTTGCCATGCAGTAAGTTATTACAGCTGCAAAATCAACCCAAAGGGGCAAATCCAGCTCTTGATTGCTGAAATTCATGCTGATCAAGATAGACAAAGCCATAAATTGTCTTTGATTTAATATGATCAACTTTTAAGTCTGATAATATCATTGTTGCATTTCTGTGACAACAGAAAACTAACTTGATTAAGGAATGCGTAGCTGAAAACAGACTGAAAGAAAGCAactttaaaatagaataatttgtCTCTCATGCAATTAATTTTGATAGATATCCTATTGCAGCTGGCCGAGCTGAATGGCTTATGTATGCCAGGCAGTAAGTTTATACAGCTGCAAAATTCAATCCAGAGTGGCAAAATAACCAGCTCTTGGTTGCTTGAGTTCAGGCTGATCAAGATAGACAAAGCCATATATCATCTTTGgttaaatataatcataatttcaaGTCTTAGATAACATTGAAgttattatttccttttctaTGACAATTGATTGCTTTAGTTCAAGAAGATCAAGATAGACAAAGCCATATAAGATCTAGATAACATTAATGTTATTATATCCTTTTCATGACaagtaacataaaaaaataattttcaatggAGTGTACTGCTGAAAAACAGAATGAAATAAAACACTTTAAATAGAATATTTTAGCTCTCATGCAATTGACGACGATATATATCCTATTGCAGCTGGCCATGCTGAATGGCTTATGTATGCCAGCCAGTAAGTTTATACAGCTGCAACATTCAATCTAGAGTGGCAAAAAACCAGCTCTTGGTTGCTTGAGTTCAGGCTGATCAAGATAGATAAAgccataaatatgattttttgttaattatactCAAAATTTTAAGTCTTAGATAACATTAACattattatttccttttctaTGACAATTGACAAGTAACATAAAAAATAGCTTGACTAAGGAATGTACTGCTAAAAACCAATTGAAAGGCAGCACtttaaaaagaacaatttagcTCTCGTGCAGTAAACTTTGATATATCCTATTGCTGCTGGCCGAGCTGAATGGCTTATGTATGCCAGGCGCAGTAAGTTAGTACAGCAGCAAAAAATTAACCAGAGTGGCAAAAAAACCAGCTCTTGGTTGCTTGAGTTCAAGCAGATCAAGATAGACAGCCATATATTGTTTTTggttaaacataataaaaaattgaaggcTTAGATAATGTTAATGTTATTTACTTCATTTTCTAAGACAATTAACATAAAAGATAACTTGATTAATTACTGCTAAAACCGAATGGAAGAAGCGCTTATAAATAGTGCAGTTAACTTGGATATATCCTAATGCAGCTGCCCGAGCTGAATGGCTTATGTATGCCAGGTAGTAAGTTAATACAGCTGCAAAAATCGGACTTGAGTGGAAAAGTTGCTTGAGTTCAAGCAGATCAAGATATTTTAAGCCATACATCGACTTTGAGCCTTATAGAGTGATATAACACCATTATTCCCCTTTCCTCCTGACagtaagagaaaaataaatcaagttgATCAAGGAATGAACTTGTGAAAATAGACGGATTTTTTGAAGCAACTACATATTTTGAAAACTGGTAATTCACATTATTTTGTTGCTGTTACTTCTCTGTTTCAAACTGCTTGGCAGTGCTTTATTTTAAGTTGCTGAAACAACCTGAATATCTATGAgtccacttgtgggattacacttgTATGTTGTTGTTTCTTAAGCAACCAACACTGTGGTTCTAGGTATTTGATTGCTGTAGTTGAATTAGAGCTATCGACTTGAATATTATGCCATTTATCCTCCGTAATTCTCTGACCAGAATGACGGATCTAAGCCTACCTGTTTGTAATATGATCAATGTCCAAGTGTTTACTTGGAGGATATCATTTCTCTATCTATATCAGTAGAAGGGCTCAATAGAGTTAGCAGTTACTTCTCCTCCCTCCTCCCAGCCAAATATGAAAAAGGTGAAAAATAAAGTATACTAATACAGATTTCACTTTCCAATTTCCAGGTGATACATGAGATAGGACAGCATTTGGCTAGCTTCTCATCTCTTAGTTTTTCAGGAGAAAAGATAGCCTGGGATGCAACAAAGTCTTCAAAAGAAACTCAAGAGCCTTGGCGTGCATTATATGGTTGAATCTTAATGCTGGCCATAATCAGCGTCTAACATGGCATCGTGTTATTGAGTTCAGTATGCTCCTAAGGTAGGAGTTCCAGCAGATGTGTGGGTAAGCACAATTGTGTGTGGTTTATGAACCCAGAGAGACGCCAATATTTCCTTGAGGCAGACGAAGACCCCAATGTAAAGCTTCTTTGTTCCattctcaattttctttcttgTATCCCATGGCATCTATTGCTTAACCAGTAAATCCTCgatgtttttttaatattaatcaaatataaacCATACAactcttaattattcttattaacctttatattatataaataggGACCATATATATACGATTGAGatactctttttcttctttatcagTGTTTTGTACAATTGCATTCTCTTCGAAATTCTAAGGAttcacattaattaattaaggggagAATATTTGCTCTCTATTTTCTGCTGAAGCCTGGACCTTGTTGATAACATAACCATAACaatatatttagtgtaatttttatgtattaatttgCTATAGTAGTACCATATTCTCCTCATCTTGGCTTTTGAAAAGACACTTTTGCgtcatttgattaaaaattctAATTAGAGGTTATATGTACATGTCAATATCTTAGGTGAGCCCCCTTGAGATGACGGGTTTCCCAATCGTTTTCGTGGAATCGTGCTTGTTAAAGAGTATTTTACCTTTCATAAGAGATTTTTTAACGTAAATTTCAATTAATTGGGCCTTAAAATAGGTACCTCTGGGAAAGATCCACTCAAATCAGtttaatataaaacaatatactatattttatatagtttagttgcatattattattatatattataattccCTGATAtaagatattatatataatattagatactaattgaatattttgtgttggatatattattttttaaaaatttcccATTTTTACATCTCGACAAGACCACAACTAGAGTCTAGAAACGTCACCTCCCACTAGAAAAAGCAAGGCACTCTTGAGTTCTCTTTAGAGATACAAAGTTTGGGTGAAGATATGTTGTtggaataataatttaaaattgtttaaaatttattatttgattattatttaatttatatctaatgaattttttattttaattatattgaaatacGTTTTTTACTTCTAATTAACTTACACTAGaacaattataaataaaaataatactaattatttttaatagagaGATTTTATCGTGAAAAAAATTGTTCGAGTTTATGAATAAAGAGTATATTTTTCACATGGATATACTTTAGGTGTCTAATAGCTTAACAACTTCAAAAGTAATAACACCACGTAATTATGGATTTTGTAGTTcaagaaaaaaactatattaagaacaaaatgaaaaattataattatttttattttaaatttctaaaaattaagATAACCGCTTTTAAGGAAAATGATAAGTAATTTCAGAcaaatgaagtaataaaattaatagCCTCCAACCCAAAAAAGTAAAGTGTAAAAGAATTTGctctaatttcaaaataataacgttttaaaaaacatca contains these protein-coding regions:
- the LOC107024060 gene encoding uncharacterized protein LOC107024060, whose product is MKVAPKVILLFRDPTGFGTAIFEALQPNPKSNLQKRQESLDLSLQHYGIKDQKVSVEVVHFLNGANLEVSLLLLENYEPPTLACALNEVLALLVGDGLSNMPTVIAPFFVAASKLKMENRPSVSVDNRSVYGLQVGASSDLTKALCTNLQSPPPSLQIFNEQLACLLQLVRVLKMPTYVIIGKKGQNLHRKTSEEEHEVIHEIGQHLASFSSLSFSGEKIAWDATKSSKETQEPWRALYG
- the LOC107024580 gene encoding uncharacterized membrane protein At3g27390, with translation MEVPVGFLAKLWSFISFLPFFFLFFLLGLLKGLVIGPVVTVIISVGNSAVVIGLWPAHFIWTYYCVAKSKRLGWVLKIALLVSLPVPLILWPIVAIIGSLIGGIGYGFLAPLIATFEAIGESITSKIYHCFADGCISTLKGSCTVVRDFTDFCFHSYFSYMDELSEEIYPDEKPIEVKLSKLPSCILVSLLAIPVDVPIITALALWKSPFMLFRGWKRLLEDLIGREGPFLETVCVPFAGLAIFLWPLAVVGSVVASFFSSFALALYSGIVVHQEDSFRMGLAYILAAVSIFDEYTNDLLDMREGSCFMRPKYRRNMSSSGGLESKKSIEQRDEKEKEGSRSSKLVSHGSRTLKQAIQQYTPMQVWGWLFKSCEVNGRILLREGFIDVKDIDQCIVKGDCKKLGIKLPAWSILQCLLASAKSNSQGLLISDEVELTKSNWPKDKVFEWFLAPLLVMKEQIKTLQLGEDEEISLRKLIMCYKNERPEEWDNTGFPSTDTVRRAQLQAVIRRLQGIVGSFSRVPTFRRRFKNLVKVLYLEAIQTGLIAETDGGSSKAGNRNRHQRVNGDKKNTDDNGEQNDQSSRDGDSIV